Proteins found in one Nitratiruptor sp. SB155-2 genomic segment:
- a CDS encoding c-type cytochrome translates to MDNKPSVWTSNRFWRRSATWVTGVSAVLLIFLTFDSMAQMQMGTAQDIKNKVDKRIPSPVVINYKIDYQLNRKRGHEVPIIGGMDANGNSKYEEKEKFFGRDDYSEKEARALIHKGKLTIQAKNCMDCHTLLGNGAYYAPDLTKAWLDPTWDTLAPAYGGKEHAIAKFLQNPPAMAMHERKMPNLGITEDEAKAVVAYLKFMSAIDTNGFPRNFGKIKGAVDARK, encoded by the coding sequence ATGGACAATAAGCCATCAGTTTGGACCAGTAACAGGTTCTGGCGTAGATCTGCGACATGGGTTACGGGTGTGTCTGCAGTGCTGTTGATATTTTTGACATTTGATTCAATGGCACAGATGCAGATGGGTACGGCACAAGATATTAAAAACAAAGTGGATAAACGAATACCATCGCCGGTAGTCATCAACTATAAAATCGACTATCAGCTCAATAGAAAAAGAGGCCATGAAGTTCCAATTATAGGTGGTATGGATGCGAATGGCAACAGCAAATATGAGGAAAAAGAGAAATTTTTCGGCCGAGACGATTATAGTGAAAAGGAAGCCAGAGCCCTTATCCATAAAGGGAAACTGACCATTCAGGCGAAAAACTGTATGGATTGCCATACGCTTCTAGGAAACGGTGCCTACTATGCGCCAGATTTGACAAAAGCTTGGCTCGATCCAACATGGGATACTCTTGCTCCTGCATATGGAGGTAAAGAGCATGCCATTGCAAAATTTTTACAAAACCCTCCAGCTATGGCTATGCATGAGCGTAAGATGCCAAATCTTGGCATTACAGAGGATGAGGCAAAAGCGGTTGTTGCGTATCTGAAATTCATGTCTGCAATCGATACCAACGGATTCCCGAGAAACTTTGGAAAAATCAAAGGAGCGGTCGATGCAAGGAAATAA
- a CDS encoding Crp/Fnr family transcriptional regulator: MERIRSFYLFNNLDDKQFQRLKEISVLKQYKKGSIVFYEGEIAKHLILLTKGILQIYKSDHKGNKIVLHVFYPPNLIAEIVNFEQIPYPASGEFLTDGELLLIDYKIFEEEFLKNPEIAFTIIKSLTNKIRYLEHVITNDLVLSSTARVAKFIYEHEEEFMDLKKNEIATLLNITPETLSRIISKFKKLGLLEKNRSQYRVLKKEEFRSFFE, translated from the coding sequence ATGGAAAGAATACGCAGTTTCTATCTCTTTAACAATCTCGATGACAAGCAGTTTCAGCGTCTAAAAGAGATTTCCGTTTTAAAACAGTACAAAAAAGGGAGTATCGTTTTTTACGAAGGAGAGATTGCCAAACATCTCATTTTACTGACGAAGGGAATTTTACAAATTTATAAGAGCGATCATAAAGGCAATAAGATCGTATTGCATGTTTTCTATCCGCCAAATTTGATCGCTGAAATCGTCAATTTTGAACAGATTCCCTATCCGGCATCAGGCGAATTCCTTACCGATGGAGAACTTTTATTAATCGATTATAAAATATTTGAGGAAGAGTTTTTAAAAAATCCTGAAATTGCATTTACAATTATCAAGTCGTTGACCAATAAGATTCGCTATCTTGAACATGTCATCACCAACGATCTTGTGTTGAGTTCCACTGCAAGAGTGGCAAAATTTATTTACGAACATGAAGAAGAGTTTATGGATCTGAAAAAAAACGAAATCGCGACACTACTCAATATCACCCCAGAAACCCTCTCTCGCATCATATCAAAATTTAAAAAGCTGGGACTTCTCGAAAAAAATCGCTCTCAATACAGAGTTCTCAAGAAAGAGGAGTTTCGATCTTTCTTTGAATAA
- a CDS encoding porin family protein, protein MRITSIIVSGLLLGTTLFAHEQDSVHESEKPYYVVVKGIHNYGDRNGNEKGDHGNGIGVDLGYRLGHGFAIEIDGSYEKTKVTVFEETETLRENIKYWTTSLDVAYTYEMSESLGILFKVGYEYEYEKTDSENGHDTGLVYAAGFEYAFDSTWKILGEYEKSTIEGPKGDMITLGVMYNFDL, encoded by the coding sequence ATGAGAATAACATCGATCATTGTCAGTGGTCTACTACTTGGTACAACGCTTTTTGCACATGAACAGGATTCTGTGCATGAATCTGAAAAGCCGTACTACGTTGTTGTCAAAGGTATTCACAACTATGGTGATCGCAACGGAAACGAAAAAGGTGATCATGGTAACGGTATAGGTGTAGATTTGGGCTATCGACTCGGTCACGGTTTTGCGATTGAAATCGATGGAAGTTACGAAAAGACAAAAGTAACTGTTTTCGAGGAGACAGAAACTCTGCGCGAAAATATCAAGTACTGGACAACTTCTCTTGATGTAGCGTATACCTACGAAATGAGTGAATCGTTAGGCATTCTTTTTAAAGTCGGTTATGAGTATGAATATGAAAAAACGGATTCCGAAAATGGTCATGACACCGGACTCGTATATGCCGCAGGTTTTGAGTATGCATTCGATTCGACATGGAAAATATTAGGGGAATACGAAAAATCCACAATCGAAGGGCCAAAAGGGGATATGATTACACTTGGAGTAATGTATAACTTCGATTTATAA
- a CDS encoding PAS domain-containing protein, whose amino-acid sequence MDITWDMFIETEVPKDELIISRTDMKGIITYANETFAKISGYTPEELIGKPHNILRHPDMPKVVFKDLWQTIQQEKIWSGYVKNLRKDRGFYWVYAEISGVYKDGKLVEYKSMRSWVPKEKRIEMQKRYDQMRMEAGENVRCVSYMDSDTYKKLLEKAKELGETPEALIKNLIHA is encoded by the coding sequence ATGGATATTACATGGGATATGTTTATCGAGACCGAAGTTCCAAAAGATGAGCTTATCATCTCTCGAACGGATATGAAAGGGATTATTACCTATGCAAACGAGACATTTGCCAAGATTAGCGGCTACACTCCAGAAGAGCTCATTGGAAAACCTCATAATATCCTTAGACATCCAGATATGCCCAAAGTAGTGTTTAAAGATTTGTGGCAGACCATACAACAGGAGAAAATCTGGAGCGGCTACGTAAAAAACCTACGCAAAGATAGGGGGTTTTACTGGGTATACGCAGAGATTAGCGGTGTATATAAAGATGGAAAACTCGTCGAATACAAATCGATGCGTAGTTGGGTACCAAAAGAAAAGCGTATCGAAATGCAAAAGAGGTATGATCAGATGCGTATGGAAGCTGGAGAAAATGTACGTTGCGTGAGTTATATGGATAGTGATACATATAAAAAACTGTTGGAAAAAGCGAAAGAGTTGGGTGAGACTCCGGAAGCGCTCATTAAAAATCTGATCCATGCTTGA
- a CDS encoding chaperone NapD, with product MNVSSCVVRCNPEDVESVKKRIEESGVCDIHIVDEKGYIIVTIEGDGIEEEINKLKTLQFLEGVLSAEMVFSYSEDELEALREDLDIQDPVPEILEKDVPAEQIVYHGDLKKKYI from the coding sequence ATGAATGTGAGTAGTTGTGTTGTCAGATGCAATCCCGAGGATGTAGAAAGTGTAAAAAAAAGAATAGAAGAGAGTGGTGTATGTGATATTCATATAGTGGATGAAAAAGGTTATATTATTGTGACTATTGAAGGTGATGGCATTGAGGAAGAGATAAACAAACTCAAAACATTACAGTTTTTAGAAGGGGTTTTGAGTGCAGAAATGGTCTTTTCCTATAGCGAGGATGAGTTGGAAGCGTTACGAGAAGATCTGGATATTCAAGACCCCGTGCCGGAAATTTTGGAAAAAGATGTTCCGGCAGAGCAGATTGTCTATCACGGTGATCTGAAGAAGAAGTATATCTAA
- a CDS encoding WD40 repeat domain-containing protein: MRLFLILLATVIALIGSNIQPIKGIDIKASVLDMVIDNAKIYVATDASKVIVLDLDLKQLQEYKVRKIKDFMGTFNDADIYSIDVLNGNILFLAQAEEGYAELFFVQNGKVAKVLDKSLGLYAKAAKFVDMDHAVLTLMSDEVVLYDIKNHTIVKRAKAGEYFYSAMAIDKKRANVAIGDEGGEVIVVDAKTLQRKKLIKDVNKDKILSIDINEGVIAAGSRADKTLAIYYWKENRHKKIQNPDFFIYVVGLSPKNRFVVYGDNEKYNLKVLNMNQMQVVYRLVGHKNIVNVVRFADEKTVFTGSETGEIKKWRLP; the protein is encoded by the coding sequence ATGAGATTATTTTTGATTCTTTTGGCAACTGTCATTGCCCTGATCGGGTCAAATATTCAGCCTATAAAAGGTATCGATATTAAAGCTTCGGTCCTTGATATGGTAATCGACAATGCAAAAATTTATGTTGCAACAGATGCAAGTAAAGTTATCGTATTAGATTTGGACTTAAAGCAATTACAAGAATATAAAGTACGAAAAATAAAAGATTTTATGGGAACATTTAATGATGCAGATATTTATAGTATCGATGTTTTGAATGGCAATATCCTTTTTTTGGCCCAGGCAGAGGAGGGGTATGCGGAACTTTTTTTTGTACAGAATGGAAAAGTTGCGAAAGTTCTTGATAAATCGTTGGGGCTGTATGCAAAAGCTGCAAAATTTGTGGATATGGACCATGCCGTTTTGACTCTTATGAGCGATGAAGTGGTTCTTTATGATATAAAAAACCATACTATCGTAAAAAGAGCAAAAGCAGGGGAATACTTTTACTCCGCTATGGCTATCGATAAAAAAAGAGCAAATGTTGCAATCGGTGATGAGGGGGGAGAGGTCATTGTCGTTGATGCGAAAACTCTTCAAAGAAAAAAACTGATTAAGGATGTCAACAAAGATAAAATTCTCTCCATCGATATCAATGAGGGTGTGATTGCAGCTGGAAGTAGAGCGGACAAAACCTTGGCAATATACTATTGGAAAGAGAACCGTCATAAAAAAATACAAAATCCAGATTTTTTCATCTATGTTGTCGGTTTGAGTCCAAAGAACAGATTTGTAGTGTATGGAGACAATGAAAAATATAACCTAAAGGTGTTAAATATGAACCAAATGCAGGTTGTCTACCGGCTTGTCGGACATAAAAACATTGTCAATGTTGTTCGATTTGCGGATGAAAAAACTGTTTTTACAGGTAGTGAGACTGGAGAAATCAAAAAATGGAGGTTACCATGA
- a CDS encoding 4Fe-4S binding protein: MERRELFTALLRKKRGQEEQKLLYPPYYNDVSDFEKCKECESKPCIEACEENIIVICNDKPTLDFSESGCTFCDACAEVCESGVLDMKYKSNIEPPKLSLLGCLAWQKTICSMCKDICEVNAIDFVGLFNPEINEKCTGCGFCLAVCPTKAIRWE, translated from the coding sequence GTGGAAAGAAGAGAACTTTTCACTGCACTTTTGAGAAAAAAGAGGGGACAAGAGGAGCAAAAGCTCCTATACCCTCCCTATTATAACGATGTGTCCGACTTTGAAAAATGCAAAGAGTGTGAGTCGAAACCTTGTATTGAAGCATGTGAAGAGAATATTATAGTGATATGCAACGACAAACCCACTTTGGATTTTTCTGAGTCGGGATGTACATTTTGTGATGCATGTGCCGAAGTATGTGAGAGTGGCGTATTGGATATGAAATATAAAAGTAATATAGAGCCTCCAAAACTGAGTCTGTTAGGATGTTTGGCATGGCAAAAAACAATTTGCAGTATGTGCAAAGATATTTGTGAAGTGAATGCCATCGATTTTGTTGGTCTTTTTAATCCCGAAATCAATGAAAAATGTACAGGATGTGGATTTTGTCTGGCAGTCTGTCCAACGAAAGCTATAAGGTGGGAGTGA
- a CDS encoding nitrate reductase cytochrome c-type subunit — protein sequence MKLKKLVGVSAAVAIFLAAGCGAASQKVVSEHELSYGSKGVPPKVEYSKAAPGTSQRFQRSYENAPPMIPHSIDGLVPITLNNNACLGCHMPNVAKSMGATPLPPTHFKDFFFKTKEKLIKQKLYEDVKAYKQRLSLMAKKADIAPQRYNCVQCHAPQANAKPLVANTFKPDFRDPNAKHKSKLYKNLMEGVK from the coding sequence ATGAAACTGAAAAAATTGGTAGGAGTATCTGCAGCAGTAGCTATCTTTTTGGCAGCTGGCTGTGGAGCGGCTTCACAAAAAGTGGTGAGTGAGCACGAATTGAGTTACGGTAGTAAAGGTGTTCCACCAAAAGTGGAATATAGCAAAGCGGCACCAGGGACTTCTCAACGATTTCAAAGGAGTTATGAAAACGCTCCCCCTATGATTCCTCATAGTATTGATGGTTTGGTTCCGATTACACTCAATAACAACGCATGTCTTGGATGTCACATGCCAAATGTTGCGAAAAGTATGGGTGCGACACCATTGCCACCAACGCATTTTAAAGATTTCTTCTTCAAAACAAAAGAGAAGTTGATCAAGCAAAAGCTCTATGAAGATGTGAAGGCATATAAGCAAAGACTATCTCTTATGGCAAAAAAAGCGGATATTGCTCCACAGCGATACAACTGTGTTCAGTGCCATGCGCCTCAGGCAAATGCAAAACCGCTTGTTGCCAATACGTTTAAACCAGATTTTCGAGATCCAAATGCGAAGCATAAGTCGAAACTCTATAAAAACTTGATGGAAGGTGTAAAATAG
- the napH gene encoding quinol dehydrogenase ferredoxin subunit NapH codes for MWNKYRFLILRRFTQIALLVLYVGGNYWGWKILQGNLSSSKLFDTIPLADPYAVLQIFSTGAIVAMDALIGAVIIAVFYALLGGRAFCSYVCPVNMVTDLANYLRRKWNLDKFEKKWWASRNIRYWVMGLSFILSFILGTAAFELVSPVSITHRGIIFGMGFGWAAIVTIFLFDLFILKNGWCGHICPLGGFYSLIGRYNLFRVKHIQPNCTLCMKCKEVCPEKEVLYMIGKKSQMVDMGECTLCGRCVEVCDDDALHFGIRDFVKKGE; via the coding sequence ATATGGAACAAATACCGCTTTTTGATCTTAAGACGCTTCACGCAAATTGCACTTTTAGTGCTTTATGTCGGAGGAAACTATTGGGGTTGGAAGATTTTGCAAGGAAACCTCAGCTCCTCAAAACTGTTTGACACCATTCCTTTGGCGGATCCTTATGCGGTTTTGCAGATCTTTTCCACAGGTGCAATAGTCGCGATGGATGCACTGATCGGTGCAGTGATTATAGCCGTTTTCTATGCACTGCTTGGAGGGCGTGCTTTTTGTAGCTATGTATGTCCTGTCAATATGGTAACAGACCTAGCCAATTACTTGAGGCGAAAATGGAATCTTGACAAATTTGAAAAGAAGTGGTGGGCAAGCAGAAATATCCGGTATTGGGTTATGGGACTTAGTTTTATTCTTTCCTTTATCCTTGGTACCGCGGCCTTTGAGCTTGTAAGTCCAGTCTCTATTACCCATCGAGGCATCATCTTTGGTATGGGTTTTGGATGGGCGGCGATTGTTACCATATTTTTGTTTGATCTGTTCATACTAAAAAATGGTTGGTGTGGCCATATCTGTCCATTGGGCGGTTTCTATTCTCTCATTGGAAGGTACAATCTTTTTCGGGTAAAACATATACAGCCTAACTGTACACTTTGTATGAAGTGTAAAGAGGTGTGCCCAGAAAAAGAGGTGCTTTATATGATAGGGAAAAAGAGCCAAATGGTTGATATGGGTGAATGCACACTGTGTGGTCGATGCGTGGAAGTGTGCGATGATGATGCACTCCATTTTGGAATTCGTGATTTTGTGAAAAAAGGAGAGTGA
- the napG gene encoding ferredoxin-type protein NapG yields MDKNRRAFLVSMAQNVAIAATGGFLWSAYVEEAKAAPLILRPPGARKEQDFMSLCIKCGLCVEACPYDTLMLAKPGDNKPLGTPYYIPRDIPCYMCDDIPCVPPCPTGALDIKSVTKEQDGQQVFDITLMRMGVAIVDIKDCIAYWGIQCDACYRACPLLDKAIYMEMRRNERTGKHAKLLPVVDPDYCTGCGLCEHACVTEIAAIKVLPRDVALGKVGEHYVKGWEKSDEARLKGSSGIKTTVTPRSKKSAIESLNEGLNLE; encoded by the coding sequence ATGGATAAAAACCGACGTGCCTTTTTAGTTTCGATGGCACAAAATGTAGCCATAGCTGCAACAGGAGGATTTCTTTGGAGCGCCTATGTGGAAGAAGCAAAAGCGGCTCCCCTGATTCTCAGGCCTCCTGGAGCAAGAAAAGAGCAAGATTTTATGAGTCTTTGTATCAAGTGCGGGCTTTGTGTGGAAGCCTGCCCGTACGATACTTTGATGCTGGCAAAACCAGGAGACAATAAACCTCTTGGCACGCCATACTATATTCCAAGGGATATTCCTTGCTATATGTGTGATGATATCCCTTGTGTGCCACCTTGTCCAACGGGCGCTTTGGATATAAAAAGCGTTACGAAAGAGCAAGATGGCCAACAGGTCTTTGACATTACATTGATGCGAATGGGTGTGGCCATTGTCGATATAAAAGATTGTATTGCCTACTGGGGAATACAGTGTGACGCATGTTATAGAGCGTGTCCTTTGTTGGATAAAGCTATCTATATGGAAATGCGTCGCAATGAGAGAACGGGAAAACATGCGAAACTGTTACCTGTAGTCGATCCGGACTACTGCACAGGATGTGGACTTTGCGAGCACGCATGTGTGACAGAAATTGCAGCTATAAAAGTGTTGCCACGCGATGTAGCTCTTGGGAAAGTTGGGGAGCACTACGTCAAAGGATGGGAAAAAAGCGATGAAGCGAGACTCAAAGGAAGTAGCGGTATTAAGACAACTGTTACACCAAGAAGCAAAAAAAGTGCTATTGAATCACTGAATGAAGGATTGAACCTTGAGTAA
- the napA gene encoding nitrate reductase catalytic subunit NapA, producing the protein MALSRRDFLKSSAAAAAASAVGLSVPKEVEAASKEAQKGWRWDKAVCRFCGTGCGIMIATKDDRIVAVKGDPLAPVNRGLNCIKGYFTAKIMYGADRLKTPLLRMNDKGEFDKKGKFRPVSWKRAFDEMEKQFRKAYNELGPTGVAFFGSGQYTVMEGYAAAKLMKAGFRSNNIDPNARHCMASAVAGFIQTFGIDEPAGCYDDIELTDTIVLWGSNMAEMHPILWARCTDRKLSDPNKVKVVVLSTYTHRSCDLADDVIIFKPNTDLAIWNYIARSIVYDHPDAIDWNFVKEYCVFATGYPDIGYGMRNPKRAEELGYSKKEMQTVWHQDHKKLSEDEKRALAPFGYGNADVMKMKHVKAAGKHWAISFEEFKKSLEPYTLDYVAKVAKGDPDESLESFKAKLQRLKDLYVEKGRKVVSFWTMGMNQHTRGTWDNELSYVVHFLLGKQALPGSGAFSLTGQPSACGTAREVGTFAHRLPADMVVFNPKHRAIAEKIWKLPKGTINPKVGSHIVKIMRDLEDGKIKFAWVHVCNPWQDTANANHWIKAARDMDNFIVVSDGYPGISAKVADLILPSAMIYEKWGAYGNAERRTQHWRQQVTPVGDAMPDIWQYTEFAKRFKLKDVWKEWKLPDGTVLPNVLDEAKKMGYSEDDTLFDVLFANDYYRSFKWPDPIGEGFLNTEAEGDKRNVIGADGKPWKGYGFFIQKALWEEYRKFGEGRGHDYAPFDVYHKVRGLRWPVVNGKDTPWRFNVNYDPYAKREKELGHVKGEFAFYGHALKVIPQGSLTGPDKNKPKIHLPNKAKIFARPYMEPPEVPDNEYDTWLCTGRVLEHWHSGTMTMRVPELYRAVPEALCYMHPEDAKKRGVKRGDLVVIESRRGKCKARVETRGRNRPPRGLVFVPWFDERVYINLVTLDATCPISKQTDYKKCAVKIYKA; encoded by the coding sequence ATGGCACTGAGTAGAAGGGATTTTCTCAAGAGTAGCGCTGCTGCGGCAGCTGCGAGTGCAGTGGGACTGAGTGTTCCAAAAGAAGTTGAAGCGGCTTCCAAGGAAGCACAAAAAGGATGGCGCTGGGATAAAGCGGTATGCCGTTTCTGTGGTACTGGATGTGGGATTATGATTGCAACGAAAGATGATCGTATCGTTGCAGTAAAAGGGGATCCGCTTGCACCGGTAAACAGAGGGCTTAACTGTATCAAAGGGTATTTCACCGCTAAAATCATGTATGGAGCAGATAGACTCAAAACCCCACTCCTTCGAATGAATGACAAAGGGGAATTTGATAAAAAAGGGAAATTCAGACCTGTAAGTTGGAAACGAGCTTTCGATGAGATGGAGAAGCAGTTTAGAAAAGCATACAATGAATTAGGTCCAACCGGTGTTGCATTTTTTGGATCCGGTCAGTATACGGTTATGGAAGGGTATGCCGCTGCAAAACTGATGAAAGCAGGCTTTCGTAGTAACAACATCGATCCAAATGCCCGACACTGTATGGCAAGTGCCGTTGCAGGATTTATCCAGACATTCGGTATCGATGAGCCTGCTGGATGTTATGATGATATAGAACTTACTGATACCATCGTGCTTTGGGGATCCAATATGGCAGAGATGCACCCGATTTTGTGGGCACGATGTACCGATAGAAAACTCTCAGATCCAAATAAAGTGAAGGTTGTCGTACTTTCTACCTATACGCACAGAAGCTGTGATTTGGCAGATGACGTAATCATCTTTAAACCAAATACAGACCTCGCTATTTGGAACTATATCGCAAGAAGCATCGTTTATGATCATCCAGATGCGATTGATTGGAACTTTGTAAAAGAGTACTGCGTATTTGCTACAGGATATCCGGATATCGGCTATGGTATGCGAAATCCAAAACGTGCCGAAGAACTTGGATACAGCAAAAAAGAGATGCAAACAGTATGGCATCAAGATCATAAAAAACTCTCTGAAGATGAGAAAAGAGCCCTTGCACCATTTGGATATGGCAATGCCGATGTTATGAAAATGAAGCATGTCAAAGCTGCTGGAAAGCACTGGGCAATCAGCTTTGAAGAGTTCAAAAAATCGTTAGAGCCATATACCCTCGATTATGTAGCAAAAGTTGCCAAGGGTGATCCAGATGAAAGTTTAGAGAGCTTCAAAGCAAAACTACAAAGACTTAAAGACCTTTATGTAGAAAAAGGTAGAAAAGTTGTAAGTTTCTGGACAATGGGTATGAACCAGCATACCAGAGGAACCTGGGATAATGAATTGAGCTATGTTGTACATTTCTTGCTTGGTAAACAAGCATTGCCTGGAAGTGGAGCATTCTCTCTAACTGGACAACCAAGTGCGTGTGGTACTGCACGTGAGGTTGGTACATTTGCACACAGACTTCCAGCAGACATGGTCGTTTTCAATCCAAAACATAGAGCTATTGCTGAGAAAATCTGGAAACTTCCAAAAGGTACAATCAATCCGAAAGTTGGAAGTCATATCGTAAAAATTATGCGAGATCTTGAAGATGGCAAGATCAAATTTGCTTGGGTACATGTATGTAACCCATGGCAAGATACGGCGAATGCGAACCACTGGATCAAAGCAGCGCGTGATATGGACAACTTTATCGTAGTGAGTGACGGGTATCCAGGTATCAGTGCGAAAGTTGCGGATTTGATCTTGCCGAGTGCGATGATCTATGAAAAGTGGGGTGCATACGGTAACGCTGAACGCCGAACACAGCACTGGAGACAGCAAGTAACACCTGTTGGTGATGCGATGCCGGACATTTGGCAATATACAGAATTTGCGAAACGATTCAAACTCAAAGATGTTTGGAAAGAGTGGAAACTTCCTGACGGAACGGTACTGCCAAATGTGCTTGATGAAGCGAAAAAGATGGGATACAGCGAAGATGATACGCTATTTGATGTTCTTTTTGCGAACGACTACTACAGAAGCTTCAAATGGCCTGACCCAATTGGAGAAGGTTTCTTAAATACTGAAGCTGAAGGTGATAAACGAAATGTCATAGGAGCTGATGGAAAACCGTGGAAAGGATATGGCTTTTTTATCCAAAAAGCGCTTTGGGAAGAGTACAGAAAATTTGGTGAAGGAAGAGGTCACGACTATGCGCCATTTGATGTATACCATAAAGTACGGGGTCTTCGATGGCCGGTTGTCAACGGTAAAGATACACCATGGCGATTCAATGTCAATTACGATCCATATGCAAAACGAGAAAAAGAGCTTGGTCATGTAAAAGGTGAGTTTGCATTCTATGGTCATGCACTCAAAGTGATCCCACAAGGAAGTCTGACCGGACCTGATAAAAATAAACCGAAAATCCATTTGCCGAACAAAGCGAAAATATTTGCACGACCTTACATGGAGCCACCTGAAGTACCAGACAACGAATATGATACATGGCTCTGTACCGGACGTGTGCTTGAGCATTGGCACAGTGGTACGATGACTATGAGGGTACCAGAACTCTACCGAGCGGTTCCAGAAGCGCTTTGTTACATGCATCCAGAAGATGCGAAAAAACGAGGTGTCAAACGAGGTGATTTAGTTGTAATTGAGAGTCGCCGTGGTAAATGTAAAGCAAGAGTTGAGACTAGGGGTCGTAACCGACCACCTCGAGGACTCGTGTTCGTACCATGGTTTGATGAGCGGGTATATATCAACCTTGTAACATTGGATGCAACCTGTCCAATCTCTAAGCAAACCGACTATAAAAAATGTGCAGTCAAAATCTATAAGGCTTGA
- a CDS encoding FmdE family protein, producing the protein MEYPKFFDQVESITMYDPLSDFLGAFENGLVDIHYKDIALFAGHSCPTVAGCYLMAKIGLQKLFPDTLPRRGEIEVHVSGARDEGVNGVIGNTLAYICGVNDESGFKGIGPKFDRSNKLFFSKGFSSQVRLKRIDTQKHIDLSYDPSIVPPHPQMKELMQTVLMGKGGIEERKKFQTLWQERVAKILLNKELWSQLVQIH; encoded by the coding sequence ATGGAGTATCCAAAGTTTTTTGACCAGGTTGAATCTATCACCATGTATGACCCATTATCCGATTTCTTAGGAGCTTTTGAAAATGGATTGGTAGATATTCACTACAAAGATATCGCACTTTTTGCGGGACACTCCTGTCCTACGGTAGCAGGATGCTATCTGATGGCAAAAATCGGTCTTCAAAAGCTCTTTCCCGACACTTTACCAAGACGTGGAGAGATAGAAGTCCATGTCAGTGGTGCAAGAGATGAAGGCGTCAATGGCGTCATTGGCAATACACTTGCCTATATTTGCGGCGTAAACGATGAGTCAGGTTTCAAAGGAATTGGACCAAAGTTCGATCGAAGCAACAAACTCTTTTTTAGTAAAGGATTTAGTTCACAAGTGCGCCTTAAACGAATAGACACCCAAAAGCATATCGATCTTTCCTATGACCCTTCGATCGTCCCTCCACATCCTCAAATGAAAGAGCTTATGCAAACGGTTCTGATGGGCAAGGGTGGTATAGAAGAGAGGAAAAAGTTCCAAACATTATGGCAAGAAAGGGTCGCAAAAATTCTCTTAAATAAAGAGTTATGGAGTCAACTTGTACAAATCCATTAA